In Carassius auratus strain Wakin chromosome 36, ASM336829v1, whole genome shotgun sequence, the following are encoded in one genomic region:
- the rnf207a gene encoding RING finger protein 207, producing MPFGHRPTFNRNICTKVLLAEGRESPFTEHCRNFEKSYRTEVQRLKDEVQEMHRDLTKHHSLINTDTMDEILERSLLIDEQIASQYSALQMWDVTFQRVTNEQEIYEAQLHDLLQLKQENSYLTTIARQIGPYILSIAKVKERLEPRFQKPENDCMDTVVKICEDSAMTTEQNSCNEKSCLAGYDRDSDTDNSLILPPSEMLLKSSDFCWQRKQINI from the exons ATGCCTTTTGGCCACAGACCCACCTTTAACCGAAACATTTGCACCAAGGTGCTGCTGGCTGAGGGCAGAGAGTCACCCTTCACTGAACACTGCCGCAATTTTGAGAAGAGCTATAGG ACAGAGGTCCAGAGGCTGAAGGACGAGGTTCAGGAGATGCACAGAGACCTGACAAAACATCACTCTCTCATCAACACAGACACTATGGATGAGATCCTGGAAAGGTCTCTACTCATTGACGAACAGATTGCATCTCAGTACTCTGCTCTGCAG ATGTGGGATGTGACCTTTCAAAGAGTAACCAATGAGCAAGAGATCTATGAAG CACAGCTCCATGACCTTCTGCAGCTGAAGCAAGAAAACTCTTACTTGACAACCATTGCACGACAAATTGGACCCTACATCTTATCCATAGCCAAAGTAAAAGAGCGTCTGGAACCCAG GTTTCAAAAGCCTGAGAATGACTGCATGGACACTGTGGTGAAGATATGTGAGGACAGTGCAATGACTACAGAACAAAACAG CTGCAATGAGAAGAGTTGCTTAGCAGGCTATGATCGAGACTCTGACACAGACAACTCTCTCATTCTGCCGCCTAGTGAGATGCTACTAAAGAGCAGTGACTTCTGCTGGCAAAGAAAGCAGATCAATATTTGA
- the LOC113055285 gene encoding nuclear receptor subfamily 0 group B member 1-like, with the protein MAYSDSSCHCSSERRQNSILYSILKNDSQIAQLGNQPRTPRLALSMRACACGSKTKVSLRFPQTTCKAASAVLVKTLKFVKNVPCFRELPVDDQHTLVRSSWAPLLVLGMAQDRIDFETSETQEPSMLQRILTSGQDKQDHQSNNGGVALTDVQGIKMFLRKCWGLDISTKEYAYLKGAILFNPDVAGLQCQHYIQGLQSEANQALNEYVKMIHHGDSVRFAKLFLALCMLRSINANVVAGLFFKPVIGAVNMEELLLEMFYGK; encoded by the exons ATGGCTTACTCTGACAGCAGCTGCCACTGCAGCAGCGAAAGACGACAGAACAGCATCTTGTACAGCATTTTAAAGAACGACAGTCAGATTGCGCAACTTGGGAACCAGCCGAGGACCCCGAGGCTCGCCTTGTCCATGCGCGCGTGTGCTTGCGGCTCCAAGACGAAGGTGTCTCTCCGCTTCCCTCAGACCACATGCAAAGCCGCCTCCGCGGTCCTGGTCAAGACCCTGAAGTTCGTGAAGAACGTGCCGTGTTTTCGGGAGCTGCCGGTGGATGACCAGCACACGCTGGTGCGGAGCAGCTGGGCGCCGCTGCTGGTGCTCGGCATGGCGCAGGACAGGATCGACTTCGAGACTTCAGAGACGCAAGAGCCCAGCATGCTGCAGCGGATATTAACGAGCGGACAGGACAAGCAGGACCACCAGAGTAATAACGGCGGAGTGGCGTTGACCGACGTTCAGGGTATTAAAATGTTTCTGCGGAAATGCTGGGGACTGGACATAAGCACTAAGGAGTACGCGTACTTAAAAGGGGCCATTCTGTTCAATCCAG ATGTTGCAGGGCTGCAGTGTCAACATTACATCCAGGGCCTGCAGAGCGAGGCAAACCAGGCGCTTAATGAATATGTCAAAATGATTCACCATGGGGACAGTGTAAGATTCGCCAAACTCTTCCTCGCCCTCTGCATGCTGAGATCCATCAACGCCAACGTGGTGGCCGGTCTGTTCTTCAAACCAGTCATTGGAGCTGTCAACATGGAGGAACTTCTTCTGGAGATGTTTTATGGGAAATAA